The Malus sylvestris chromosome 12, drMalSylv7.2, whole genome shotgun sequence genome contains a region encoding:
- the LOC126593633 gene encoding uncharacterized protein LOC126593633: MAIILRFVYNDGFLRERFLDIVWVEDTTATTLHREIKKVFAFHELPINKLRGQGYDGASNMRGQWNGLQSLFIKECSSAYYVHCFAHQLQLALVAASKEVAVIWLFFSKLGSIVNVITTSPKRHTQLQVAHTVNIEELVGAGELETGRRANQIGTIHRPGATRWGSHYDSVCDLIHMYDASCTVLENIKNDRSATNSLRGEATGAYNAIRSFEFTFIVHLLQEIMGIIDILCRELQNKSQDILNAMNLVTITKDVLQKLRLDGWATFIDKVSLFCKKHDIDMLDMNAQYKVGTGRSCQQTDHITFEHHYHIDIFNNAIDFQLAELNSRFSEEAMELLILSSALEPREAFKAFNIDHICKLAEKFYSMDFTEKRATYVEM; encoded by the coding sequence ATGGCCATTATTTTAAGATTTGTTTATAATGATGGTTTTCTACGAGAACGGTTTTTAGATATTGTGTGGGTTGAAGACACTACTGCAACAACACTTCACAGGGAGATAAAAAAAGTCTTTGCTTTCCATGAGTTGCCTATAAACAAGTTACGAGGTCAAGGCTACGATGGTGCGAGTAATATGCGAGGTCAGTGGAATGGGCTACAATCTTTATTTATTAAAGAGTGTTCATCTGCTTATTACGTGCATTGTTTTGCTCATCAACTGCAATTGGCATTAGTTGCAGCATCAAAAGAAGTAGCTGTTATCTGGttattcttttcaaaattaGGTTCAATTGTAAATGTTATTACTACTTCTCCAAAGCGTCATACTCAGCTGCAGGTTGCACACACAGTGAACATTGAAGAGTTAGTGGGTGCTGGTGAACTTGAGACGGGAAGAAGAGCTAATCAAATCGGTACTATACATCGACCTGGAGCTACTCGTTGGGGTTCTCATTATGATTCAGTGTGTGACTTGATACATATGTACGACGCGTCTTGTACAGTACTTGAGAACATAAAGAATGATAGATCTGCTACAAACTCTTTGCGTGGGGAAGCTACTGGTGCTTATAATGCAATCAGATCTTTTGAATTTACTTTCATCGTGCATCTATTGCAGGAGATCATGGGAATCATTGATATCCTTTGTCGTGAACTGCAAAATAAGTCACAAGACATTCTGAATGCTATGAATCTAGTCACTATTACAAAAGATGTCCTCCAGAAGTTGCGATTGGATGGTTGGGCTACCTTTATTGATAAAGTGAGTTTATTCTGCAAAAAACATGACATTGATATGCTCGATATGAATGCTCAATACAAAGTAGGAACTGGCCGTTCTTGTCAGCAAACAGATCATATTACATTTGAGCATCATTATCACATTGATATCTTCAATAATGCAATAGATTTTCAGTTGGCAGAGCTAAATAGCAGGTTTAGTGAGGAGGCAATGGAACTTCTTATTCTCAGTTCAGCTTTAGAACCAAGAGAAGCTTTTAAGGCGTTCAACATTGATCACATTTGCAAGCTTGCAGAGAAATTTTATTCTATGGATTTCACAGAAAAAAGAGCTACATACGTTGAGATGTGA
- the LOC126593154 gene encoding uncharacterized protein LOC126593154 isoform X2, translating into MIPPSVFSWPFSPVVCLVLPVAFLSLSFLLPRAVDGIILVISGRLYISASLHLYSPNSTPEAMDARDSDSVNLSDEESMEIIMGTERDFGSESIDNTNTSLAKKKARAINLGNRSGHITC; encoded by the exons ATGATCCCGCCGTCTGTTTTTTCCTGGCCCTTCTCTCCCGTCGTATGTTTAGTTCTTCCGGTAGCCTTTCTCAGTCTCTCTTTTCTCCTCCCTCGTGCAGTGGACGGAATCATCCTTGTCATCTCTGGTCGTCTCTACATCTCTGCATCTCTGCATCTCTATTCTCCAAATTCCACTCCAG AAGCAATGGATGCTAGAGATTCAGATTCAGTAAACCTTAGTGATGAGGAGTCCATGGAGATTATAATGGGAACAGAACGAGATTTTGGAAGCGAAAGTATAGACAATACAAATACGAGTCTTGCAAAGAAAAAGGCTAGAGCAATCaatttag gTAATAGGTCTGGTCATATTacatgttaa
- the LOC126593154 gene encoding uncharacterized protein LOC126593154 isoform X1 codes for MIPPSVFSWPFSPVVCLVLPVAFLSLSFLLPRAVDGIILVISGRLYISASLHLYSPNSTPEAMDARDSDSVNLSDEESMEIIMGTERDFGSESIDNTNTSLAKKKARAINLGRVILPVYFNGCYTTRPVKISSMTRK; via the exons ATGATCCCGCCGTCTGTTTTTTCCTGGCCCTTCTCTCCCGTCGTATGTTTAGTTCTTCCGGTAGCCTTTCTCAGTCTCTCTTTTCTCCTCCCTCGTGCAGTGGACGGAATCATCCTTGTCATCTCTGGTCGTCTCTACATCTCTGCATCTCTGCATCTCTATTCTCCAAATTCCACTCCAG AAGCAATGGATGCTAGAGATTCAGATTCAGTAAACCTTAGTGATGAGGAGTCCATGGAGATTATAATGGGAACAGAACGAGATTTTGGAAGCGAAAGTATAGACAATACAAATACGAGTCTTGCAAAGAAAAAGGCTAGAGCAATCaatttag GTCGGGttattttacccgtttattttaacgggtgttacacgacacgacccgttaagatatcgagtATGACACGAAAATGA
- the LOC126593148 gene encoding dof zinc finger protein DOF3.5-like has translation MERAGWKPNDDHHHISPNCPRCGCSNTKFCYYNNYSLTQPRYFCKGCRRYWTKGGSLRNVPVGGGCRRNRRGSKSLRLSATYTTSTTEGHAHHNTNKSRASTYEGAHNSYGTNVLGDSTSPSVTQDGSHIDLALVYANFLKQKPDNSDSTTGSDHQLPELPSEFDPAALDFSSMALNMNNASSDNTSTQVMDDHYHQNGLVGSLGCHTLSHDHLSTENCSTNDRMYFGELDPLIHHPEKHHHQHTSEVVQYASDFGLPPLPGQEALWSTTSQMMDCGSHTMQAGTSLLGHELHNPNSLMGSWSPFDLPCNETFSRST, from the coding sequence ATGGAGAGAGCAGGATGGAAACCAAACGATGATCATCATCACATATCTCCCAATTGTCCCCGGTGTGGTTGTTCCAACACCAAATTTTGTTACTACAACAACTATAGTTTAACTCAGCCAAGGTACTTTTGCAAGGGGTGTAGGAGGTACTGGACCAAAGGAGGGTCCCTCAGGAACGTCCCCGTCGGAGGTGGCTGCCGCAGGAATAGAAGAGGGTCCAAGTCTTTAAGGCTATCCGCCACCTACACCACCAGCACTACAGAAGGTCACGCGCATCACAACACAAATAAGAGTAGGGCCAGTACTTATGAGGGTGCTCATAATTCCTATGGCACCAACGTGTTGGGTGATTCCACAAGTCCCTCAGTGACTCAAGATGGGTCACATATTGATCTTGCTCTTGTTTATGCAAATTTcttgaagcagaagcccgataATTCAGATAGTACTACCGGATCTGATCATCAACTACCAGAATTGCCAAGCGAATTCGACCCGGCAGCTTTAGATTTTTCAAGCATGGCATTAAACATGAACAATGCAAGCTCAGACAATACTAGTACTCAGGTAATGGATGATCATTATCATCAAAATGGTCTTGTTGGGTCGCTTGGATGTCACACTCTATCTCATGATCACTTGTCCACTGAAAATTGTAGCACCAATGACCGTATGTACTTTGGTGAATTAGACCCATTAATTCATCATCCAGAGAAGCATCATCATCAACACACAAGTGAAGTAGTACAATATGCAAGCGATTTTGGGTTGCCCCCATTGCCAGGCCAAGAGGCATTGTGGTCTACTACTTCTCAAATGATGGATTGTGGTAGTCATACAATGCAAGCTGGTACATCGCTACTAGGACATGAACTTCATAATCCAAACTCGTTAATGGGTAGTTGGAGCCCGTTTGATTTGCCATGTAACGAAACTTTCTCGAGGAGTACATGA
- the LOC126593154 gene encoding uncharacterized protein LOC126593154 isoform X3: protein MIPPSVFSWPFSPVVCLVLPVAFLSLSFLLPRAVDGIILVISGRLYISASLHLYSPNSTPEAMDARDSDSVNLSDEESMEIIMGTERDFGSESIDNTNTSLAKKKARAINLGLMPAIGHF from the exons ATGATCCCGCCGTCTGTTTTTTCCTGGCCCTTCTCTCCCGTCGTATGTTTAGTTCTTCCGGTAGCCTTTCTCAGTCTCTCTTTTCTCCTCCCTCGTGCAGTGGACGGAATCATCCTTGTCATCTCTGGTCGTCTCTACATCTCTGCATCTCTGCATCTCTATTCTCCAAATTCCACTCCAG AAGCAATGGATGCTAGAGATTCAGATTCAGTAAACCTTAGTGATGAGGAGTCCATGGAGATTATAATGGGAACAGAACGAGATTTTGGAAGCGAAAGTATAGACAATACAAATACGAGTCTTGCAAAGAAAAAGGCTAGAGCAATCaatttag GTCTAATGCCAGCGATCGGCCATTTCTGA